A single window of Channa argus isolate prfri chromosome 12, Channa argus male v1.0, whole genome shotgun sequence DNA harbors:
- the LOC137138213 gene encoding E3 ubiquitin-protein ligase TRIM39-like: MQSIGSPRGQVLSEEQFSCSICLEVFVEPVSTPCGHSFCKACLQGYWDHSKKFTCPMCKKTFSRKPEMSVNRVLAEISSQFQGLVIAGGTNEGGGAGGAASRGSTMNLTPEKAHGSAGMDTGEFARAGEVPCDACIGRKLKALKSCVNCLGSFCETHLRHHKKMKSFASHRLIEPTFHLEEKICKKHERLLELYCRSDHVCICKACAEATHKSHDIVSADHEWKKKMSTMGKKKSELKHLIKERAKKLEEIKQSIKVIKASAQKELEESWQVYAELQRMVEQSQAELVEQIATRQREAERHAQEVARGLENELSQLRRKSSELEAITETQDKVVFLHNLATMQPPGELTDWSAVSINTDLYLGTISSSVSCLVDKFQEELKRLFGKELRKMQNYSNEVILDATTAQRNLVVSDDRRQVKYDERKTSHSEGPKCFSPALFILGREGLNSGRHYWEVDVGRKTAWTLGVARASVHRKGEIILSPEGGFWCLWLKNGEVKALASHRLPLMLPSPPSKVGIFLDYEGGQISFYDVKARLHLYTFFDTFVESLYPIFSPCLNHEGKNSAPLIITPVKHT, from the exons ATGCAGA GCATAGGCTCTCCAAGAGGCCAGGTCCTCTCAGAGGAGCAATTCAGCTGCTCCATCTGTCTGGAGGTGTTCGTGGAGCCAGTCTCCACACCCTGTGGCCACAGCTTCTGCAAGGCCTGCCTACAGGGATACTGGGACCACAGCAAGAAGTTCACCTGCCCCATGTGTAAGAAGACTTTCTCAAGAAAACCTGAGATGAGTGTCAACAGGGTCCTGGCTGAAATCTCCTCCCAGTTTCAAGGGCTGGTGATTGCAGGGGGAACGAATGAGGGTGGCGGGGCTGGTGGAGCTGCCTCACGCGGATCCACAATGAATCTCACCCCAGAAAAAGCCCACGGCTCTGCAGGAATGGACACAGGGGAGTTTGCCCGAGCTGGGGAGGTTCCCTGTGATGCTTGTATTGGGAGGAAGCTAAAGGCACTCAAGTCTTGTGTGAACTGCCTCGGGTCTTTCTGTGAGACCCACCTCAGGCATCACAAAAag ATGAAGTCCTTCGCATCGCATCGTCTAATTGAACCCACTTTTCACCTGGAAGAAAAGATTTGTAAAAAACACGAGCGTCTTCTGGAGCTTTACTGCCGCAGTGACCACGTCTGCATCTGCAAGGCCTGTGCCGAGGCCACGCACAAATCGCACGACATTGTCTCGGCCGACCATGAGTGGAAGAAGAAAATG AGCACCATGGGAAAGAAGAAGTCAGAACTGAAACATCTGATCAAGGAAAGAGCCAAGAAACTGGAGGAGATCAAACAATCCATAAAGGTCATCAAG GCCAGTGCCCAGAAGGAGTTGGAGGAGAGTTGGCAGGTGTATGCCGAGCTGCAGCGGATGGTGGAGCAGAGTCAGGCGGAGCTGGTGGAGCAGATTGCCACGCGGCAACGTGAGGCAGAGCGTCATGCTCAAGAAGTGGCTCGAGGTTTGGAGAACGAACTCAGTCAGCTGAGAAGGAAGAGCAGCGAGCTGGAAGCTATCACAGAGACCCAGGACAAAGTGGTCTTTCTGCAT AACTTGGCAACTATGCAGCCCCCAGGAGAGCTCACTGACTGGTCAGCGGTTAGCATTAACACTGACCTCTACCTGGGAACCATTAGCTCCTCTGTCAGCTGCCTTGTGGACAAGTTCCAGGAGGAGCTTAAAAGATTGTTCGGGAAAG AGCTCCGTAAGATGCAAAACTATTCAA ATGAGGTGATTTTGGATGCTACCACTGCCCAGAGAAACTTGGTCGTGTCTGATGACAGACGCCAGGTGAAGTATGATGAGCGCAAGACCTCCCACTCGGAGGGCCCCAAGTGCTTCAGCCCTGCCCTGTTCATTCTGGGCCGGGAGGGTCTTAACTCTGGACGACACTACTGGGAGGTGGACGTGGGGCGTAAGACAGCCTGGACACTTGGTGTAGCCCGTGCTTCAGTCCATCGTAAGGGTGAGATCATCCTGAGTCCTGAGGGGGGCTTCTGGTGCCTGTGGCTGAAGAACGGGGAGGTCAAGGCTCTGGCATCGCACCGTCTGCCTCTAATGCTTCCCTCCCCACCCAGCAAAGTGGGAATCTTCCTGGATTATGAAGGAGGTCAAATTTCTTTCTATGATGTGAAAGCACGTTTGCATCTCTACACCTTCTTTGATACCTTTGTTGAAAGTCTGTACCCAATATTTAGCCCCTGTCTTAACCATGAGGGGAAAAACTCTGCTCCCCTCATTATAACTCCTGTTAAACACACATGA
- the si:dkey-46i9.6 gene encoding E3 ubiquitin-protein ligase TRIM39, with translation MTLPLRRVGMAAAGNLSEEQVHCSICLDVFTNPVSIPCGHNFCQSCILGYWKTSPLYQCPMCKKSFHKRPDISVNTVLREIAEQFKELRVKGIEGKVSKESDKGQEKKWTMERRKKEDEERLLEKDQKQQLLEELKKKQDKERRKKEEVKEKQAKRTTVPEDLPPLIPPVSMPQTSPPPPPGLKPSSQATGQGPPPLLSQTSPPTSAQIPASPSSQTLPSPLSSLVTPPCWEEVLCDVCLGEGRPKAVKSCLVCLTSYCEEHLKSHAGRFTKHKLMEPVANMADRMCPKHERLLELFCKKEQTCVCVLCTETDHRAHYTVPVEREWTEKRGQLKRTEIDVQQMIQDRVKKVEEIKHSVQLNKASAQKEIEESIHIFSELVRSIQKTQAELVLAIEEKQRQTEIWAEGLITELEQEIAELKRRNTDLEYVARTDHIHFLKSFPALSIPPSVKDWFETSVPTDICVGMIRRSVSKLEATLSEMIDKLAESEIQKILKYTVDVTLDPDTANPWLQLSQDRHQVRHLGAWQDLPDHPDRFDTVVIVLGCEGFTSGRHYWEVQVGDKDDWYLGVAKSSVNRKGRISVNTTQGYWALAMKKGQGYRVSTSPPLLLHLDPKPKHVGVYVDYEDGQVSFYDIRTRTHIYTFRDTFTEKILPFFYLYCCDKASDTIMICPVNEKSLIKQT, from the exons ATGACCCTCCCTCTCCGCCGTGTAGGAATGGCTGCTGCTGGAAACCTTTCTGAAGAGCAGGTGCACTGCTCCATCTGTCTTGACGTCTTCACCAACCCTGTATCCATCCCCTGTGGACACAACTTCTGCCAGAGCTGCATTCTAGGATACTGGAAAACCAGTCCTTTGTATCAGTGTCCCATGTGTAAAAAGTCTTTCCACAAACGGCCTGATATTAGTGTAAATACTGTGCTGAGGGAAATTGCAGAGCAGTTTAAAGAGCTAAGGGTTAAAGGCATAGAAGGAAAGGTGAGCAAAGAGTCCGACAAGGGGCAAGAAAAGAAGTGGACaatggaaagaaggaaaaaagaggatgaggagaggCTTTTGGAGAAAGATCAGAAGCAGCAGCTATTGGAAGAGCTGAAGAAGAAGCAAGAcaaggagaggagaaagaaagaggaagtgaaggagAAACAAGCAAAGAGGACGACTGTGCCAGAGGACTTGCCGCCATTAATTCCACCAGTGTCAATGCCCCAAACCTCACCTCCGCCACCACCAGGGTTAAAGCCGTCCTCCCAAGCCACAGGTCAAGGTCCACCACCACTTCTGTCCCAAACATCACCCCCAACATCAGCTCAAATCCCCGCTTCTCCATCTTCTCAAACCTTACCTTCACCTCTTTCCTCTTTAGTTACACCTCCTTGCTGGGAGGAGGTACTGTGTGATGTTTGCCTCGGGGAAGGCAGACCGAAAGCGGTCAAATCATGTCTTGTTTGTCTGACTTCCTACTGCGAGGAGCATCTGAAATCTCATGCTGGCAGGTTCACTAAGCACAAGCTAATGGAGCCTGTCGCCAACATGGCTGACAGGATGTGTCCAAAGCACGAGAGACTCTTGGAGCTGTTCTGTAAGAAGGAacagacctgtgtgtgtgtactctgcACTGAGACGGACCATAGAGCGCACTACACTGTCCCTGTGGAAAGGGAATGGACAGAAAAAAGG GGACAGCTTAAGAGGACTGAAATAGATGTCCAGCAGATGATCCAGGACCGAGTGAAAAAGGTGGAGGAGATCAAACACTCTGTGCAGCTCAACAAA GCCAGTGCTCAAAAAGAGATTGAGGAAAGTATCCACATCTTCTCTGAGCTGGTACGCTCCATCCAGAAGACTCAGGCCGAGCTGGTTTTGGCTATAGAGGAGAAGCAGAGGCAGACTGAGATTTGGGCTGAAGGCCTCATCACTGAACTGGAGCAGGAAATTGCTGAGTTGAAGAGGAGGAATACGGACCTGGAATATGTGGCTCGGACTGACCATATTCACTTCTTAAAA AGCTTCCCAGCCCTGAGCATTCCTCCTTCTGTTAAAGACTGGTTTGAGACCAGCGTTCCCACTGACATCTGCGTAGGCATGATCAGGAGATCCGTGTCCAAACTGGAGGCAACGTTAAGTGAAATGATTGACAAACTGGCTGAAAGTG agatCCAAAAGATTCTGAAATACACAG TGGATGTCACCCTGGACCCCGATACAGCCAATCCATGGTTGCAACTTTCTCAGGACAGACATCAAGTGAGACACCTAGGAGCGTGGCAGGACCTGCCAGACCACCCTGACCGCTTTGACACAGTGGTCATTGTCCTGGGCTGTGAAGGCTTCACATCAGGGAGACATTACTGGGAGGTCCAGGTTGGGGACAAGGATGACTGGTACCTGGGTGTAGCCAAGTCATCTGTCAACAGAAAGGGTAGGATCTCTGTAAACACCACCCAAGGCTACTGGGCTCTGGCCATGAAGAAAGGTCAAGGGTACCGGGTGTCAACATCTCCACCCTTACTGCTCCACCTTGACCCAAAGCCCAAgcatgtgggtgtgtatgtggaCTATGAAGATGGGCAAGTGTCGTTTTATGACATAAGGACTCGGACTCATATTTATACATTCAGAGATACTTTCACAGAGAAGATTCTGCCCTTTTTCTACCTGTACTGCTGCGACAAAGCCTCTGATACCATCATGATATGTCCTGTGAATGAGAAAAGTCTGATCAAGCAAACCTAA
- the LOC137137244 gene encoding E3 ubiquitin-protein ligase TRIM39-like — protein MSSLNILASLPENHFQCSICLNIFSEPVTTPCGHNFCKTCLSVHWDNSELCHCPKCNKRFYGRPEISTNMVIEDISAQIKKRKVETLEITDVPWQVKCDVCTEFKFKALKSCLVCLTSYCEAHLEPHQRVPSLMRHKLIDPVENLEERMCEKHERILELFCRNEQVLICLLCSETDHKNHETVSVEEEGAQQKETIDSKKAKIKMMIEERMVKIQEFTKSSEMNKETAITELNDSNKLFNTLMSQVQDMHAKLKFNIENKLRKSQDRNEARIQVLNDEIINLQGKHAELEELSQSDDHLHILQTLQALNNLSNIKDWSIIRVYSELCVQTVRRAMSHLVHIFHTELKTLTNMELNRMRKYKESVTFDPITAGCHLVVTEFGKRLKYSRYASHSSSDELDNIDFPMVLGMRGFTSGRHYWEVQVGLRNNWDVGVAKETVSRTGKLFLKRENGFYAIGKRGFDYQVHSTPYTVLHLCPRPRKLGVYVDYEEGRVSFYEVNQKLHIHSFTRECFTEKLFPYFYLHSKAKKSEPLIITSMEDPGSTLS, from the exons ATGTCATCATTGAATATCCTCGCCTCATTGCCAGAGAATCATTTCCAGTGTTCAATCTGTCTGAACATCTTCAGCGAACCAGTTACCACACCGTGTGGTCACAACTTCTGCAAAACCTGCCTTAGTGTGCACTGGGACAACAGCGAGCTATGCCACTGCCCGAAGTGCAATAAAAGATTCTACGGGAGGCCCGAGATCTCCACAAACATGGTTATTGAAGATATTTCTGCACaaataaagaagagaaaagtggagaCACTTGAAATTACTGATGTGCCGTGGCAAGTGAAGTGCGATGTTTGCACAGAATTTAAGTTCAAGGCCCTGAAGTCATGCCTGGTGTGTCTGACGTCATATTGTGAAGCCCACCTGGAACCTCACCAGAGAGTCCCCTCCCTGATGAGACACAAGCTGATCGACCCGGTGGAGAACCTGGAGGAAAGAATGTGTGAGAAACATGAGAGGATCCTGGAGCTTTTCTGCCGGAATGAACAGGTGTTAATTTGTCTGCTGTGCAGTGAGACGGACCACAAAAACCATGAAACTGTGTCGGTGGAAGAAGAAGGGGCTCAACAGAAA GAAACTATTGAttccaaaaaagcaaagatcaAAATGATGATTGAGGAAAGAATGGTAAAAATACAGGAATTTACCAAGTCATCTGAAATGAACAAA gAGACAGCCATCACAGAGCTTAATGACAGCAATAAGTTATTTAATACTCTGATGAGCCAAGTGCAAGACATGCACGCTAAACTGAAATTCAACATTGAAAATAAGCTCAGAAAGTCACAAGACAGAAACGAAGCAAGGATTCAAGTGCTCAATGACGAAATAATAAACCTGCAGGGAAAGCATGCAGAGCTGGAGGAGCTCTCACAAAGTGACGACCACCTTCACATCCTGCAG ACTTTGCAGGCCCTGAACAACCTATCCAACATCAAGGACTGGTCTATTATCAGGGTTTACTCAGAGCTGTGTGTGCAGACAGTGAGGAGAGCTATGTCTCATCTTGTGCACATTTTTCATACAGAACTGAAAACTCTAACAAACATGG AACTgaacagaatgagaaaatataaaG AGTCTGTCACCTTTGACCCGATCACTGctggctgccaccttgtggtgACTGAATTTGGGAAACGTTTAAAGTACTCCAGATATGCCAGCCACTCGTCATCTGATGAACTGGATAATATCGACTTTCCAATGGTTTTGGGAATGAGGGGCTTCACATCTGGGCGGCATTACTGGGAAGTCCAAGTGGGCCTGAGAAACAACTGGGATGTTGGTGTTGCCAAGGAAACAGTAAGCAGAACAGGGAAGCTCTTTCTCAAAAGGGAAAATGGATTTTATGCTATAGGGAAAAGGGGTTTTGATTACCAAGTTCACAGCACACCCTACACAGTCCTCCACTTGTGTCCCAGACCAAGAAAACTAGGAGTTTACGTGGACTATGAGGAAGGCAGAGTCTCGTTCTATGAAGTAAACCAGAAATTGCACATTCACTCTTTCACAAGAGAGTGTTTCACAGAGAAACTGTTCCCATACTTTTATCTGCACAGCAAGGCAAAGAAATCTGAGCCCTTGATTATTACTTCGATGGAAGATCCAGGGTCTACGCTTTCTTAG
- the LOC137137246 gene encoding E3 ubiquitin-protein ligase TRIM47-like, which translates to MSESPTCCICLDEFTSPVLLPCRHCFCLGCIGEYWRIHGVYQCPMCKTIFPTRPHLKTTQTLQTDDTAVPLKAGEVPCDFCPAKRRAVKSCLVCLASFCDAHLEPHYQSKDLGRHLLISVVKNLEDCVCRLHGKQLDRFCRSDQTCICSMCAQTEHRGHQIISIDREAARKKVKLKKKKIKLQQMVQDKQNKVEKIKFSVHICGDNATDAQAQNKELIKQLEDEISELQRRSSELEQLSLTEDNLYFVQRYRHTA; encoded by the exons ATGTCAGAGTCCCCCACATGCTGCATCTGCCTGGATGAGTTCACGAGTCCCGTTCTTCTCCCCTGTAGACACTGCTTCTGTCTGGGCTGTATAGGAGAATACTGGAGGATCCATGGGGTCTATCAGTGCCCCATGTGCAAAACCATTTTCCCCACCAGGCCTCACCTCAAAACAACCCAGACACTACAGACTGATGACACAGCAGTGCCTTTAAAAGCTGGAGAGGTTCCCTGCGATTTCTGCCCAGCAAAGCGTCGAGCAGTCAAGTCCTGTTTGGTGTGCCTGGCCTCGTTCTGTGACGCTCATCTGGAGCCACATTATCAGAGTAAAGATCTTGGGCGCCATCTTCTGATCAGTGTGGTGAAGAACCTGGAAGACTGTGTGTGCAGGCTGCATGGAAAGCAGTTAGACAGGTTCTGCAGGAGCGATCAAACATGCATTTGTAGCATGTGTGCCCAGACTGAGCACAGGGGCCATCAAATTATTTCTATTGACAGAGAAGCTGCCAGGAAGAAG GTTAAactaaaaaagaagaagataaaacTTCAGCAAATGGTTCAAGACAAACAGAATAAAGTTGAGAAAATCAAGTTCTCTGTACACATCTGTGGAGATAATGCAACAGACGCGCAGGCACAAAATAAAGAGCTCATCAAACAGCTGGAAGATGAAATCTCTGAGCTGCAGAGGAGAAGCAGTGAactggagcagctctcactcACTGAAGACAACCTCTACTTTGTACAG AGATATCGACACACTGCTTGA
- the LOC137137245 gene encoding E3 ubiquitin-protein ligase TRIM21-like, protein MASAATLPGETSLEKHLKCTICMDTFENPVTTVCGHSFCQKCLDTTFEYNDRACPLCKKHLSRAPEVNIVLRDIVQEQRLRNDHVYTIKESEVPCDICTENKLKAEKSCLVCLASYCSSHMENHFSTKRLKGHRLVAPVKDLDERACLNHGRPLELYSRTQQRSVCVCCLEDGIEEVVSVEVEWEQKKVEVENTKRMLQDKINRRDTQVDEINTSLKNCKEELDNEWWDINAVFEAVSNTVEEAQARALQPLNDRRKVVEEEAANINNDLKAEIKRLEETVSELEKLLLYEDPIHFFQDFPSLQNLEDSRNWDDIQLDTSLSFGTIRKTTAIMMEQIQQELEKLTSTELKRVPKFTVNVKLDPTTAHQRLVISDDGKEVKDGGEDKEVDDSPERFDLFGSIVGLNRLTSGKSYWEVDVSNKSGWDLGVAKGDANRKGKLLLTPDNGYWVTVHYEDDKYAALTAPPVRLSLKEKPEKVGVFVDYEEGIVSFYNVMAQSHIYSFTECSFDDELFPYFSPHVKQAEKNADPLIISAVKQAIKKS, encoded by the exons ATGGCCTCTGCTGCTACATTACCAGGTGAAACATCACTGGAGAAGCATCTTAAATGCACCATCTGCATGGACACGTTTGAGAACCCTGTCACTACAGTTTGTGGCCACTCTTTCTGCCAGAAATGTCTGGACACCACCTTTGAGTACAACGACAGGGCATGCCCCCTGTGCAAGAAGCACCTGAGCAGGGCCCCTGAAGTGAACATCGTCCTGAGAGACATTGTCCAAGAGCAAAGGTTGAGAAATGATCATGTGTACACTATTAAGGAAAGTGAGGTGCCCTGTGACATTTGCACAGAGAATAAACTGAAGGCCGAGAAGTCCTGCCTTGTGTGTCTTGCTTCCTATTGTTCGAGTCACATGGAGAATCATTTCTCCACTAAAAGGTTGAAGGGCCACAGGTTAGTGGCACCAGTGAAGGACTTGGATGAGAGGGCCTGTCTGAATCACGGGAGACCCTTGGAGCTTTACAGCAGGACACAGCAAAGATCCgtttgtgtttgctgtctgGAAGATGGTATAGAGGAGGTAGTTTCAGTTGAAGTCGAATGGGAACAAAAGAAG GTCGAAGTTGAAAATACTAAGAGAATGTTACAAGATAAAATTAATAGGAGAGACACACAGGTCGATGAGATTAATACATCACTGAAAAACTGCAAG GAGGAACTGGATAATGAGTGGTGGGATATTAATGCTGTGTTTGAGGCTGTGAGTAACACTGTAGAGGAGGCTCAGGCAAGAGCTCTTCAGCCCCTAAATGACAGGAGGAAGGTAGTGGAGGAAGAGGCAGCAAACATCAACAATGATTTGAAAGCTGAAATCAAACGCTTAGAGGAGACCGTATCTGAGCTGGAAAAATTATTGTTATATGAAGATcctatacatttttttcag gATTTTCCATCTCTTCAAAATCTTGAGGACAGCAGAAACTGGGACGACATACAGTTAGACACGTCACTATCTTTTgggacaataagaaaaacaacagcaatcaTGATGGAACAAATTCAACAGGAGCTGGAGAAGCTGACCTCCACTG aACTTAAGAGAGTTCCAAAGTTTACAG TGAATGTAAAACTGGATCCAACCACTGCACACCAGCGTCTTGTTATTTCTGATGATGGAAAGGAAGTTAAAGATGGAGGAGAAGACAAGGAAGTAGATGATTCCCCAGAGAGGTTTGATCTGTTTGGCAGCATTGTGGGGCTCAACAGATTAACCTCTGGGAAGTCATACTGGGAGGTGGATGTAAGCAATAAGAGCGGGTGGGATCTGGGTGTAGCAAAAGGTGATGCAAATCGCAAAGGGAAACTTTTGCTGACTCCAGACAACGGTTACTGGGTTACTGTACATTATGAAGACGACAAGTACGCAGCCCTGACAGCTCCACCAGTTCGGCTCTCCCTGAAAGAGAAACCAGAGAAGGTGGGAGTGTTTGTGGATTACGAGGAAGGTATTGTCTCCTTCTACAATGTGATGGCTCAGTCTCACATCTACTCATTCACTGAGTGTTCATTCGATGACGAGCTTTTCCCGTATTTCAGTCCACATGTAAAACAAGCTGAGAAAAACGCTGATCCTTTGATTATTTCTGCTGTCAAACAGGCGATAAAGAAGTCATGA